From one Rhopalosiphum padi isolate XX-2018 chromosome 2, ASM2088224v1, whole genome shotgun sequence genomic stretch:
- the LOC132920503 gene encoding box C/D snoRNA protein 1, which produces MESKNRFGSCEVCNSDVAKYCCPRCEVKTCSLSCVKIHKKELDCDGKKYKTGFKRLENFTDAEMSQDYRLMNEFIEAVGEFKMKIQRISNLSPVFRRLRYQAYQRHIRLQILPKSTLNKNNTSFFNPKINKIFWRIDWTFHGIDVKYTTHKVPEYQKINNIVRNYFTTEFHDDEVKEKMQFYISAGIKGVIFLMKTPYGKYYQLDSEDSILYSLRYKTILEYPEILIVLSIHKDTFSDLLYVENSTFNNNKSTIV; this is translated from the exons atggaatcaaaaaatag ATTTGGCTCCTGCGAAGTGTGCAACAGTGACGTTGCTAAATACTGCTGCCCAAGGTGTGAAGTGAAAACTTGTAGTTTATCATGTGTAAAAATTCACAAGAAAGAATTAGATTGTGATGGCAAGAAATACAAAACAGGGTTTAAAAGATTAGAAAACTTTACGGACGCAGAAATGAGTCAAG aTTATAGACTTATGAATGAGTTTATTGAAGCTGTTGGAgagtttaaaatgaaaattcaacGTATATCCAATTTATCTCCA gTATTTCGAAGATTACGTTATCAAGCATATCAAAGACACATACGCTTGCAGATCTTACCTAAATCTactttgaacaaaaataatacctctttttttaatcctaaaattaataaaatcttttgGCGTATAGATTGGACATTTCATGGCATAGACGTAAAATACACAACCcacaa agttCCAgagtatcaaaaaataaataatatagttagaaACTATTTCACAACAGAGTTTCATGATGATgaagtaaaagaaaaaatgcaGTTTTATATTTCAGCTGGAATCAaaggtgttatttttttaatgaaaacaccATATGGAAA atattATCAACTTGATTCTGAGGACTCAATATTGTACAGCTTAAGATATAAAACAATACTAGAATACCcagaaatattaattgttttatctaTTCATAAAGACACATTTAGTGATCTTCTTTATGTTGAGAATTCaacttttaataacaataaatcaacAATTGTGTag